TTTCCTGTCGTAAATTCCCACTCCGGTAAAGTCCTTTGAAACCAGAGCAATATCAATATCACTCCATCTACTTGCAGTTCCTTTTGCATATGAACCAAAGAGTATTGCCCTCTCTATGTGCAATCCGCTGACAGAGAGCATACTGAGGAATCTTTTAAGCTTTTCTAATATTTCATCTGAGACCGTAACCATGGATATATCTCACTAATCATTGAAAAACAAAATTAAACATGTAAACGGGTGGCACGGACAAACCATGTCCCAGGATGTCTTGAACTGGGATCGTTTGTCCGTGCAGAATTCATTCCTTGTCGTTTTCGAATCCATTAATGATTTTTTAAGTGCTTTAGTTCGTTTTCCAGCTTCATAAAGTTTCAGGATATAATCTCCATTACTGCCCAGCCGAAAGGGACAAGTCCGTTATTTGAGGCGGGATTACCTGATTCAGAGGCAAGCCAGGTAGTAGTTGCATGATCTAGGAATTTTGGAGGCTTGTCTTTTCCTTCCATGATTTTTTAATGTACCTGTTTCCTTGCCCACTGTTTATACACAGCGTCATTAATCAGATACGAATATGTCATTCCCGCGGAAGCGGGAATCCAGAAAAGCACTGGATTCAGGGTCAAGCCCGGAATGACAGACAGTTGTAAACTTATGTCGCTATGTATAGCTTCCTCAACAACCTCATGTTTGAGCCTTCGCCTTTTAATAACTTTTCTAGTTTTTGCAGATATTTCCTCAAAATTGAGTTTCTTTTTTATTTTGTTAATTTTCTATTATCAATTTTACCCATCCCAAAGTATCCTGCTCGTTATTTGATAAGTTTACAATACGCCGTGTCTTTAGGAAATTACCGCTGTAGCTTGTGTTTTTCGTGGCATGACAAAAGACATTATTATAAAGGTCTTTATCTTTATCTTTAACAAGCAACCCTATCGTGAGACTAAGATATCCTTCGTTTTTGCCTATTCGGATAATGGGACTCGTTGGGATGTTTTGTTGCATTATATATTGAAGTATTGAAACTATTTTTGGTTTATTGAGTTTTGAAAAATAGCCTATTTCTTCATAAAGAAGCCTATCTGTAAACTCATAACAACACTGTAATAGATTTTTTATGTCTGAAACCACCCATTTTTGTTCATGGGTAAAACCAAGTTTATCAAGTATTGTCTTATTATTCTCTAATTTAAAACCCTGGCAGGTAAAGACCGTATCTTTTTTGCAAAGTTCCTGAAAAAGGGGGAAACCTCTGCTTATCCCCGTTACCTCAAAGTTTGAGACAAATAAACAATTAATGGATGCTATTAACTCTGTATCTCCTATATGGAGTAATTTAAGAAGGTCGTATTTTGCATCATTTTTGTCAATGACTCTAAAAAGTTTATTTTGTAAGGTATCTTCTATTTTCCCCATTTCGTTAGTAAGTTTCTTTTTTACATCATTAACCCATCTTCCTTTTTGTCCTGATATTTGTTGTAACTCTTTTCTATAGTTATTCCCGAAATTTTCTAACTCTTTTTTAAAATATCTCCAATGACCTTCATCTTGTAAGAGATGATAAGCTACAGCAGTTCTTATCCCACCTTTTATCTCCGTACCAGGAATGTATGACTTATTGTTTTGCTTGGTAAAACAGTCAATATCTACATTGCTAAAAATTTTCGTTTCTGCTTTGACAGAATAGAGGAAATTATTATTGAACTTGTTTTTTGTAGTCGTATCTCTTATAGAATTTTCGATAAATTCTTTTAAACTTAACTTTTTTTGTGCATCTCTAAGGGTTTGGTTTATTTTTCTCTTTTCCTCTTCGTCTCTTTCTTTTCTTTTTTGCGTTTCTAATCGTTCTATTTCTCCAATGTTCTGTTCAAGCCACAACATAAATCTTTGTTTTTGTTGAGTTGTAAGATTTTCCATAATCTTATTTGAATCATATAACAAAACATTTTCTCTATTTGCTATATATGCCAATCCATTATATTTTTCACCATTCCCAATATGAACCGGTGATAAAGTTTTAATTTGAAGTCTCATTTTGAACCTCCAATATTGCCAAACACAGGAAAAGCGAATCCATACTGCCTTATTTTTTGACCACCTATTTCTTTGACTACAGGACATTGACCATAGAATGGTTTTCTTTCTTTAGCCTCAAAACAAGAACCTTCTTTCAGATATATAACCTTTGATTTCCAGATATCCTCACCCTTAAATTCTGCCTCAGAGTCTACTTTAGAACGATACGGAAATATTGCATAAAACATGGATTTACTCTCTGGGTTTATTTCAGCAATATCAGGAATATATCGGGAAAGGGTGATAAAATTACAAGCAGTATCATTTCCTACGGAAATTGTATTTAATGTCTCTATCTTAAATCTTCCCTTCCCTACTGAACGATTGCCGCCTATACCCTTGTCTTCCAGGTAGCGAAAGATTGGCTTAAAAGATTCAATATTATCCGTCTTTATCAGGAAATGCAGTTTAAATGCAGGACTTGCAAAGTATTCCTCCTGATAAAAGGTCTGCCCCTCCTCGCCAGTAGACATGGTAAGCCGATCAATAGCATTTTTTTGTACCAATTCACTTTTCAGTAAAGGTTCTTTCTCTACAAAATTGAACCCTTCTAATTCCTTTTTGCTCATTAATAGCTTCCCTTTGAGTTTCACTTCGTCATTAAGATATTCCTGAAATAATATCTTTTCTGATACGTTATTCAAAAATCTGCTAAATAGGGCAAATGAAAAGTATTCAGATTTTTTAAATTTCTTATACTTAGTGATAATTTCAACCTTTTCTTTTTTTATCTTTGCCATTTCATAAATATCAGATGCAGAAAGGCCAGGCGATGTAGGTTTCGGGAAAAAGAAAATGTCGTTATTACATTCAATATAAGGGAAAGAAGAAGAAAGTATAAATTCCGGCTTTTCCTGATAGTTTTCTAAAATTGTTGCAAGTTTGGTTTCGTTATATATCCTCTTTATCCCCCAGCAAATGGCACCGAACAGGGTATCAGATGAAGGAAATCCTGAAAAAGGTGACACTGGACTAAGTTTTATTTGATAGTTTTTCATCTTTACCCTCTATTGTTTTTAATAAACTATCAAAACTTTTATAAATATCTCTGGCATTTTTACAATTATCGTTCACTGGTACTACTAATTCATCCACACCTTTAGTATAGTAAGCCAGGCTTCGTTTCATAATCTTAATATTTTCAAATACCACCTTACCAGAACCTCTGCTTCCACTCCCACCAAGTGCACTGTCCTCAAGGAGCATCATACCTTCAAAGACCTTTTTCAGTTTTTGAATGTCGTCATTCTTGTAAAGGTCAAAGAGCATCTCAACTTCAAAAACAGAATCGGCAGGCACCCTTTCCATTGACCGCGGCATTGCTTCCGACGTTAGCCTGTCTATTACA
The Candidatus Paceibacter sp. genome window above contains:
- a CDS encoding nucleotidyltransferase domain-containing protein, with protein sequence MVTVSDEILEKLKRFLSMLSVSGLHIERAILFGSYAKGTASRWSDIDIALVSKDFTGVGIYDRK
- the csm5 gene encoding type III-A CRISPR-associated RAMP protein Csm5, with the translated sequence MRLQIKTLSPVHIGNGEKYNGLAYIANRENVLLYDSNKIMENLTTQQKQRFMLWLEQNIGEIERLETQKRKERDEEEKRKINQTLRDAQKKLSLKEFIENSIRDTTTKNKFNNNFLYSVKAETKIFSNVDIDCFTKQNNKSYIPGTEIKGGIRTAVAYHLLQDEGHWRYFKKELENFGNNYRKELQQISGQKGRWVNDVKKKLTNEMGKIEDTLQNKLFRVIDKNDAKYDLLKLLHIGDTELIASINCLFVSNFEVTGISRGFPLFQELCKKDTVFTCQGFKLENNKTILDKLGFTHEQKWVVSDIKNLLQCCYEFTDRLLYEEIGYFSKLNKPKIVSILQYIMQQNIPTSPIIRIGKNEGYLSLTIGLLVKDKDKDLYNNVFCHATKNTSYSGNFLKTRRIVNLSNNEQDTLGWVKLIIEN
- the csm4 gene encoding type III-A CRISPR-associated RAMP protein Csm4, which produces MKNYQIKLSPVSPFSGFPSSDTLFGAICWGIKRIYNETKLATILENYQEKPEFILSSSFPYIECNNDIFFFPKPTSPGLSASDIYEMAKIKKEKVEIITKYKKFKKSEYFSFALFSRFLNNVSEKILFQEYLNDEVKLKGKLLMSKKELEGFNFVEKEPLLKSELVQKNAIDRLTMSTGEEGQTFYQEEYFASPAFKLHFLIKTDNIESFKPIFRYLEDKGIGGNRSVGKGRFKIETLNTISVGNDTACNFITLSRYIPDIAEINPESKSMFYAIFPYRSKVDSEAEFKGEDIWKSKVIYLKEGSCFEAKERKPFYGQCPVVKEIGGQKIRQYGFAFPVFGNIGGSK